From the Deltaproteobacteria bacterium genome, one window contains:
- a CDS encoding BrnT family toxin, with protein sequence MRIEWDLSKAAANIKKHRVSFEVAATVFDDPYAISIEDHGSSHEERWVTIGLAADERTLVVIHTWRDTTDKELIRIISARRATKREAKQYEEGI encoded by the coding sequence ATGAGAATTGAATGGGACCTGTCGAAGGCCGCAGCCAATATTAAGAAACACCGGGTATCTTTTGAAGTCGCTGCAACAGTGTTCGATGACCCATATGCGATTTCAATCGAGGATCATGGTAGCTCGCACGAGGAGCGGTGGGTCACAATAGGGTTGGCTGCCGACGAGCGGACATTAGTTGTGATCCACACCTGGCGGGATACAACTGACAAAGAGCTGATCAGGATTATAAGCGCACGGCGTGCCACAAAGAGGGAGGCGAAGCAATATGAAGAAGGAATATGA
- a CDS encoding antitoxin, with protein sequence MKKEYDLAKMKEVKNPYPKQKKKLVGINLSPAVIDYFKKLAEDSDIPYQKLIDLYLLDCVKHKRKISMKWVA encoded by the coding sequence ATGAAAAAAGAATATGATCTAGCGAAAATGAAAGAGGTCAAGAATCCTTACCCGAAGCAAAAGAAGAAGCTCGTTGGGATCAATCTAAGTCCGGCTGTAATCGACTACTTCAAGAAGCTCGCCGAAGATTCCGATATACCGTACCAGAAGTTAATTGATCTCTATTTGCTCGACTGTGTGAAGCATAAAAGAAAAATTTCAATGAAGTGGGTAGCGTAA
- a CDS encoding BrnT family toxin: protein MAIRFEWDESKNKSNRAKHGIWFEEAQSVFDDAFGRLFVEDSSDEERFILVGMSLHSGIIVVVHCYRDEDTVIRIISARKATKRERIFYEKRI from the coding sequence ATGGCTATAAGATTCGAATGGGATGAGTCTAAGAACAAGTCAAACCGAGCGAAGCATGGAATTTGGTTCGAAGAAGCGCAATCAGTATTTGATGATGCATTTGGCCGATTATTTGTCGAGGATTCTTCGGACGAAGAGCGATTTATCCTCGTCGGAATGAGTTTGCATTCTGGTATTATAGTAGTTGTCCACTGTTATCGCGACGAAGACACAGTCATCCGAATTATTTCCGCCCGGAAAGCCACCAAGCGTGAAAGGATTTTCTATGAAAAAAGAATATGA
- a CDS encoding BrnA antitoxin family protein — protein sequence MKKEYDFTGGVRGKFHRPKKLQRTLRIDADILEYFERMSRAAGIPYQTLINLSLRKFANEDGTITLSGSKK from the coding sequence ATGAAGAAGGAATATGATTTTACAGGTGGTGTTCGGGGAAAATTCCACCGCCCCAAGAAGTTGCAGCGAACTCTAAGGATTGATGCTGACATACTTGAATATTTCGAACGAATGTCCAGGGCTGCAGGCATTCCCTACCAGACCTTGATTAATCTCTCTTTGCGTAAATTTGCTAATGAGGATGGCACCATCACGCTATCTGGCAGCAAGAAATGA